One Lacticaseibacillus rhamnosus genomic window carries:
- a CDS encoding glycosyltransferase family 2 protein yields the protein MLFAIGAIWLILMVNVILVVAGYFEYMKMTQQPEPSLPPTPPMVSVMVPAHNEGVVIVKTVESLLRFDYPQDRYEIIVINDNSSDNSAALLRDLQHRYPDRQLHVINTDAVTGGKGKSNALNIGLTKAQGSVLAIYDADNTPEFGALRILVSELMADDGLGAVIGKFRTRNKQATWLTRFINIETLSFQWMAQAGRQHLFGLCTIPGTNYVVRRSLIDKIGGWDVKALAEDTEISFHVYMNGARIKFQPKAVTWEQEPQTLDVWFHQRTRWVKGNIYVILKNSALLFQKRGRPIRFDLIYFLSIYFLLMTSLVLSDAVFILSTAGWAHVGLKGFSTGLWLLAILLFIVSTFITISTEKGEMTVGNVGIIGLMYITYSQLWLAVALYGMVAYIREQLFHQQAHWYKTKRYQ from the coding sequence ATGCTATTTGCCATCGGGGCGATTTGGCTGATCCTCATGGTGAACGTCATTTTGGTTGTCGCGGGCTATTTTGAGTATATGAAGATGACGCAACAACCAGAACCGTCTTTGCCGCCCACACCGCCAATGGTTTCCGTTATGGTGCCAGCGCACAATGAAGGCGTGGTGATTGTCAAAACCGTTGAATCCTTGTTGCGATTTGATTATCCCCAGGATCGTTATGAAATCATTGTGATTAATGATAATTCTTCTGATAATTCCGCGGCGTTACTTCGCGATTTGCAACATCGGTATCCAGATCGGCAGTTGCATGTGATCAACACAGATGCCGTGACAGGCGGTAAGGGAAAGTCTAACGCGTTGAATATTGGGCTGACCAAGGCACAGGGGTCGGTGTTAGCCATTTATGATGCCGATAACACGCCAGAATTCGGTGCTTTGCGAATTTTGGTGAGTGAACTGATGGCGGACGATGGATTAGGCGCGGTGATTGGTAAGTTTCGTACGCGCAACAAGCAGGCGACATGGTTAACTCGTTTCATCAACATTGAGACCTTGTCGTTTCAGTGGATGGCTCAGGCTGGTCGGCAACATTTGTTTGGCTTATGCACGATCCCCGGCACCAATTATGTCGTTCGCCGCAGCCTGATTGACAAAATCGGCGGTTGGGATGTCAAGGCACTAGCCGAGGACACGGAGATCAGTTTTCATGTCTATATGAACGGCGCCCGGATCAAATTTCAACCCAAAGCCGTGACCTGGGAACAGGAACCACAGACACTCGATGTGTGGTTTCATCAGCGGACACGGTGGGTCAAAGGTAATATTTACGTTATTTTAAAAAATAGCGCCTTACTTTTTCAAAAACGCGGTCGACCGATCCGGTTTGACCTCATTTACTTTCTCTCGATTTATTTTCTGCTCATGACGTCGCTTGTTCTGTCCGATGCGGTTTTTATTCTGTCAACTGCCGGCTGGGCGCATGTTGGACTGAAGGGTTTCTCCACCGGTCTGTGGCTGCTGGCGATCTTGTTATTCATCGTTAGTACCTTCATTACGATCTCCACAGAAAAAGGCGAAATGACAGTCGGTAATGTCGGGATCATCGGGTTAATGTATATCACTTACAGTCAGTTATGGCTGGCAGTCGCACTTTATGGAATGGTGGCGTATATTCGTGAACAACTTTTTCATCAACAGGCTCACTGGTATAAGACAAAACGGTATCAATAA
- a CDS encoding glycan biosynthesis hexose transferase WsfD has product MKRRLQAAGAVFSRHCSPALLAVILLIAVCGWYLFGPILHGYADNGEFARVLSHNQLLPRLGASHHGARYLDVTYSIRQFYNDTRLPAWSSQNLLIQVALWIDQLLISRTVFHLRVLGMLAFGLYLGGVYLVVAGLTRQQRKGRHYLIAILAVWLLGDTSLTLYFNSFYSQSVMLIAVTYLFGSLLLLARKPAHAWRYLLIVASAGAILITADMQTAWLVGPVLLATVGLWWHRTRAFKWCLLLVSFALVLLSGLTIRQTPAELKAVSLYQSMTRGVLLNATDPGKTLASVGLEPQYALLAGTQFYQDKLPVNTRHRVVQREFVRQLRYSKVLRLYAGYPDQLVRMLQLASGDVYLTQMAAVGDFPVTTKGLPKQQSRYFTSCSLVMRAFFPKQFQFFLLLASILIGLYGYRVYQGGRRGIRAWIVCGWLVIGFEGLVVIAMLVAVILNGDADLARHLVLTAVSQNLVLLLGLSDFMTRHEDQAVDALASAKEVSP; this is encoded by the coding sequence ATGAAGCGGCGTTTGCAAGCGGCAGGCGCTGTTTTTAGCCGTCACTGCTCTCCGGCGCTTTTGGCAGTCATTCTACTGATAGCTGTCTGCGGCTGGTACTTGTTTGGGCCGATCTTGCACGGGTATGCCGATAACGGTGAATTTGCTAGGGTGCTCTCTCATAACCAATTGTTGCCGCGATTGGGCGCATCTCATCATGGAGCGCGTTATTTAGATGTTACCTATAGCATCCGGCAATTTTACAACGATACCCGTTTGCCGGCATGGTCGAGTCAAAACTTGCTCATTCAAGTTGCGCTTTGGATCGATCAACTTTTAATCAGTCGAACCGTTTTTCATTTACGGGTTTTGGGAATGCTGGCGTTTGGCTTGTACTTAGGTGGTGTGTATTTGGTTGTTGCCGGATTGACTCGGCAACAACGAAAAGGCCGCCATTATCTCATTGCGATACTGGCAGTTTGGCTATTGGGTGATACCAGCCTGACGCTGTACTTCAATTCTTTTTATTCACAATCCGTGATGCTGATTGCTGTCACTTATTTGTTTGGCAGTTTGCTGCTATTGGCCAGAAAACCAGCGCATGCGTGGCGTTATTTGCTGATTGTTGCAAGCGCTGGGGCCATTTTGATCACAGCCGATATGCAGACTGCTTGGTTAGTGGGACCGGTATTGTTAGCTACCGTGGGGTTATGGTGGCACCGTACTCGGGCATTTAAATGGTGTTTGCTGCTCGTGAGTTTTGCGTTGGTACTTTTGAGTGGCTTGACAATCCGGCAGACGCCAGCCGAGCTAAAGGCGGTCAGTTTGTATCAAAGCATGACCCGCGGTGTGTTGCTAAACGCCACTGATCCGGGCAAAACGTTGGCCAGTGTCGGTCTTGAACCGCAATACGCATTGTTGGCGGGCACTCAGTTTTACCAGGATAAGTTGCCAGTTAACACGCGTCATCGCGTTGTACAGCGTGAGTTTGTGCGCCAGTTGCGATATAGCAAGGTACTGCGGCTCTATGCCGGTTATCCCGATCAGCTCGTTCGGATGCTCCAGCTTGCGAGCGGGGATGTGTACCTGACACAGATGGCGGCCGTGGGCGACTTTCCTGTTACGACGAAAGGGCTACCGAAACAGCAAAGTCGGTATTTTACGAGTTGCAGTTTGGTCATGCGGGCATTTTTCCCCAAACAGTTTCAGTTCTTTCTATTACTTGCCAGCATTCTAATTGGCCTTTACGGTTATCGGGTTTATCAAGGCGGGCGCCGGGGTATTCGGGCATGGATTGTTTGCGGCTGGCTCGTGATCGGATTTGAAGGGCTTGTGGTAATCGCAATGCTCGTGGCTGTTATTTTGAATGGTGATGCTGATTTGGCCCGTCATTTGGTCTTAACCGCCGTTAGTCAGAATCTGGTCTTGCTTTTAGGGCTTAGCGACTTCATGACGCGCCATGAGGACCAAGCGGTGGATGCGCTGGCTAGTGCCAAGGAGGTGTCGCCATGA
- a CDS encoding GGDEF domain-containing protein: MNVETLLPILASTLRDIFVILGVILIFQMIVLAYLKRHHLHGGKVIYTKGRLNQLGTVYFGVLLVFFQIELLTGKPTWIIVNERLMLFFYVMAYLGARSLVVTAGAGGLTQLVLIGFNTTIWQDLSVISIEAVVAYAFVVLGRRMQLSFMQASFALTVCVGLCWQVVVFLNAALLANGTGAMALVYAGDFLITNTVLSYVLDFFDRNNDDTTRIQYAASTDRLTQVENYASFERQLAKAFKDFRFQQTPVAMIAFDIDHFKQMNDTYGHLAGNEILAQVGRLLLDETRKTPDVQCFRVGGEEFNLLLRHQSFERAVAFANSLQARIHHYPFMVAGNVLHITVSMGLAQLKAADLNPDAFYDRTDQMLYYSKFQGRAKLTTEQDEALVNLSAEDSYSH, translated from the coding sequence ATGAACGTTGAAACACTTTTGCCGATTTTGGCGTCAACTTTGCGTGATATTTTTGTTATTCTCGGCGTCATTTTGATCTTTCAGATGATTGTCCTGGCTTATTTAAAACGCCATCATCTCCACGGCGGTAAGGTGATCTATACCAAGGGACGGTTGAATCAGCTGGGAACGGTTTACTTTGGCGTGTTACTGGTTTTCTTTCAAATAGAGTTACTGACCGGCAAACCTACCTGGATTATTGTGAATGAACGATTAATGTTGTTTTTTTATGTCATGGCTTATTTGGGGGCTCGCAGTTTGGTGGTCACTGCCGGTGCCGGTGGCTTGACACAGTTGGTTTTGATCGGATTTAACACGACAATCTGGCAGGACTTGAGCGTAATAAGCATTGAAGCAGTCGTTGCTTATGCCTTTGTAGTGTTGGGGCGACGCATGCAATTGTCTTTTATGCAGGCCAGTTTCGCGCTAACAGTTTGCGTTGGGCTGTGTTGGCAGGTTGTAGTGTTTCTCAATGCAGCCTTATTGGCAAATGGCACGGGCGCAATGGCTTTGGTCTATGCTGGCGACTTTTTGATCACAAATACCGTGCTAAGTTATGTTCTGGATTTTTTTGACCGCAATAATGATGACACAACGCGCATTCAGTACGCGGCAAGTACGGATCGGCTAACGCAAGTGGAGAACTATGCCAGTTTTGAGCGGCAGTTGGCGAAAGCATTTAAGGATTTTCGTTTTCAACAAACACCTGTTGCCATGATTGCTTTTGATATTGATCATTTCAAACAGATGAATGATACGTATGGCCATTTGGCAGGAAATGAAATTTTGGCGCAAGTTGGTCGGCTATTGTTGGACGAGACCAGAAAGACGCCGGATGTTCAATGTTTTCGCGTGGGTGGTGAAGAATTTAATTTGCTGTTGCGGCATCAAAGCTTCGAGCGGGCCGTGGCTTTTGCCAATAGCTTGCAAGCGAGGATCCACCACTATCCCTTCATGGTTGCGGGCAACGTCTTACACATCACAGTATCGATGGGATTGGCGCAATTGAAGGCGGCTGATCTCAATCCGGATGCCTTTTATGATCGCACGGATCAGATGCTTTATTACTCGAAATTTCAAGGCCGCGCAAAGTTGACCACAGAGCAGGATGAAGCCCTCGTGAATCTTTCGGCAGAGGATAGTTATTCGCATTAA